Proteins from a single region of Festucalex cinctus isolate MCC-2025b chromosome 19, RoL_Fcin_1.0, whole genome shotgun sequence:
- the syngap1a gene encoding ras/Rap GTPase-activating protein SynGAP isoform X2 codes for MDASSKSWLPHQGQFGLGGQVEVCCGGPGVLTPNQSRRASFASVRQSSMETPPNATPQSFRQPSFLNRRLKGSIKRAKSQPKLDRTSSFRQMILPRFRSADQERTRLMQQSFKESHSHESLLSPSSAAEALDLVLDEDAVIKPVHSSILGQEYCFEVTTNSGTKCFACRSASERDKWIENLQRAVKPNKDNSRRVDNVLKLWIIEARDLPTKKRYYCELCLDDMLYARTTSKPRTDTVFWGEHFEFNNLPTIRSLRLHLYKETDKKRRKEKSTYLGLVSIPISSITGRQFVEQWYPVIQSSVLAKSGGVGSGKVINASLRVKSRYQTMNILPMELYKEFAEYITNNYRTLCAVLEPLLSVKSKEEVAFALVHILQSTGKTKEYLSDMAMCEVDRFMEREHMIFRENTLATKAVEEYLKLIGHRYLKEGIGDFIRALYESEENCEVDPMRVPPSVLADHQANLRMCCELLLCKIINSLCIFPRDLKEVFASWRARCAERGREDLADSLISSSLFLRFMCPAIMSPSLFSLTQEYPAERTSRTLTLIAKVMQNLASFSKFGPKEEYMYFMNEFLEMEWGSMQQFLYEISNMDAGGNAGGFEGYIDLGRELSMLHSLLWEVMGQLSKDAILKLGPLPRLLNDISVALRNPQLHSATNHQPERPHDRLFSRPTFNRLMSSDFQSLMMRDLNSSIDISRLPSPPTVSAVESLSSNLNMRRQAERDLRSSREVFYVTRPPLARSSPAYCTSSSDITEPDPKVHSVNKSVSMMDLQDSRMNSISNLNSVGDMLTSSQASIAGLGHSFGNLGGPLRMGGHLPSGSAGSGLRLSQIGHIGGPTESISQQQQQAAAAMHYPLSFQNPLFHLAAQNSPAQPPPPPLLLAPEPENGHHDYTPAFGNNAFSRSEDLSALRSQNSLVQPSIVHSHSYSDDFSRQNQNNDFVWHQLSLQVQESLQQQQQQQQHMMGLASQTPTGTGTPASLATPPTTVHPVRQSSIAPQLLKSQRSVNATATPPKARPQSRNLLLESSDANFVQAKQRQTQPPPQQQQQQPTQTQQQEAATDSPAPGLPFQTGAAKENQNPSSVAATADDSTDTPTKSGKKSQQLQPPQQHLLKPLGNKQGSQSNLNERTVAWVSNMPHLSADIESLRPDREGQLKEYSKSMDESRLERVREYEEEIHSLKERLKMSHRKLEEYEQRLVSQEQQTSKILQQYQCRLEDSERRLKQQQVEKDSQIKGIINSLSARATGASLDPDCHYESD; via the exons GACACGCTTGATGCAGCAGAGTTTCAAAGAATCCCACTCCCACGAGTCGCTGCTTTCTCCCAGCAGCGCAGCCGAGGCTTTAGACTTGGTGCTGGACGAAGATGCCGTCATAAAACCGGTCCACTCCAGCATTTTAGGACAAGAGTATTGCTTCGAG GTGACCACCAATTCAGGGACAAAATGTTTCGCCTGCCGTTCCGCTTCAGAGAGAGACAAGTGGATTGAAAACCTGCAAAGAGCTGTCAAACCCAACAAG GACAACAGCAGGCGCGTGGACAACGTACTCAAGTTATGGATCATTGAAGCCCGGGACCTGCCGACCAAGAAGCGCTACTACTGTGAGCTGTGTCTGGACGACATGCTGTACGCCCGCACCACCAGCAAACCTCGCACGGACACCGTTTTCTGGGGCGAGCATTTTGAGTTCAACAACCTGCCCACCATCCGTAGCCTTCGCTTGCACCTCTACAAGGAGACGGACAAAAAGAGACGCAAG GAGAAAAGCACATACCTCGGCCTTGTCAGCATCCCCATCTCCAGCATCACGGGCAGACAGTTTGTGGAGCAGTGGTACCCCGTCATCCAGTCCAGCGTTTTGGCCAAGAGCGGCGGCGTTGGGAGCGGCAAAGTCATCAACGCCTCGCTCCGCGTCAAGTCACGCTACCAGACCATGAACATCCTCCCCATGGAGCTGTACAAGGAGTTCGCCGAGTACATCACCAACAACTACCGAACACTGTGCGCAGTTCTGGAGCCGCTGTTGAGCGTAAAGAGCAAGGAGGAAGTGGCGTTTGCTCTGGTGCACATCCTCCAAAGCACTGGGAAAACTAAG GAGTACCTGTCTGACATGGCCATGTGTGAGGTAGATCGATTCATGGAGCGTGAGCACATGATCTTTCGGGAGAACACGCTCGCCACAAAGGCTGTGGAGGAGTACCTCAAGCTGATTGGTCACCGATATCTCAAGGAAGGGATAG GTGACTTCATCCGAGCCTTATATGAATCTGAGGAGAACTGCGAAGTGGACCCCATGCGAGTTCCGCCATCAGTCCTGGCTGACCACCAAGCTAACCTTCGCATGTGTTGTGAGCTTTTACTTTGCAAGATCATCAACTCTCTCTG CATTTTCCCCCGCGACCTGAAGGAAGTGTTTGCCTCCTGGCGGGCCCGGTGCGCTGAGCGCGGCCGGGAGGACCTGGCCGACAGCCTCATCAGCTCCTCGCTTTTCCTCCGCTTCATGTGCCCAGCCATCATGTCGCCCTCTCTCTTCAGCCTGACGCAGGAGTACCCGGCGGAGCGTACATCGCGGACCCTCACGCTCATCGCCAAGGTCATGCAGAACCTGGCTAGCTTCAGCAA GTTTGGGCCCAAGGAAGAATACATGTACTTCATGAACGAGTTCCTGGAGATGGAGTGGGGCTCCATGCAGCAGTTCCTCTACGAAATCTCCAACATGGACGCCGGAGGGAACGCCGGAGGCTTCGAGGGCTACATCGACCTCGGCAGGGAGCTGTCCATGCTGCACAGCCTGCTGTGGGAGGTCATGGGCCAGCTCAGCAAG GACGCCATTCTCAAACTGGGTCCGCTGCCTCGGCTGTTGAACGACATCAGCGTGGCCCTGCGGAACCCTCAGCTGCACTCCGCCACCAACCACCAGCCCGAGCGGCCCCACGACAGACTCTTCTCTCGGCCCACGTTCAATCGCCTCATGTCGTCCGACTTCCAGAGCCTGATGATGCGCGACTTGAACAG TTCTATCGACATCTCACGCCTGCCGTCACCCCCCACCGTGTCGGCCGTCGAGTCCCTCTCGTCCAACCTCAACATGAGGCGGCAGGCTGAACGAGACCTGCGCTCGTCCCGGGAAGTGTTCTACGTCACCCGGCCACCGCTGGCCCGCTCCAGCCCGGCATACTGCACCAGCAGCTCGGACATCACGGAACCGGACCCCAAG GTTCACAGTGTGAACAAAAGCGTGTCGATGATGGACCTCCAAGACTCGCGCATGAACAGCATCTCCAACCTGAACTCCGTGGGGGACATGCTGACCTCCTCCCAGGCCTCCATCGCCGGCCTGGGCCACAGCTTCGGCAACTTGGGCGGGCCCCTCCGAATGGGCGGCCACCTGCCCAGCGGCTCGGCGGGCTCCGGCCTGAGGCTGAGCCAGATTGGCCACATCGGCGGCCCCACCGAGTCCATctcccagcagcagcagcaggcggcGGCGGCCATGCATTACCCGCTGTCCTTCCAGAACCCCCTCTTCCACCTGGCGGCGCAAAACTCCCCGGCCCAGCCTCCGCCACCGCCCCTCCTGTTGGCCCCGGAGCCCGAGAACGGCCACCACGACTACACGCCGGCGTTTGGCAATAACGCCTTCTCCCGCAGCGAGGACCTGTCGGCGCTGCGCTCTCAGAACAGCCTGGTGCAGCCCAGCATCGTCCACTCGCATAGCTACAGCGACGATTTCAGCCGGCAGAACCAGAACAATGACTTCGTCTGGCATCAGCTCTCACTGCAGGTGCAG GAATccctccagcagcagcagcagcagcagcagcacatgATGGGCCTGGCTTCCCAAACACCCACCGGAACCGGCACGCCCGCCTCTTTGGCCACACCTCCTACGACCGTCCACCCAGTGCGCCAGTCCTCAATCGCCCCCCAGCTGCTCAAGTCCCAGCGCTCCGTCAACGCCACGGCCACGCCGCCCAAGGCCCGACCCCAAAGCAGGAATCTCCTGCTGGAGTCCAGCGACGCCAACTTTGTCCAGGCCAAACAGCGGCAAACTCAGCCACCgccacaacagcagcagcagcaaccgaCACAAACGCAGCAGCAGGAGGCTGCGACGGACAGTCCGGCTCCCGGGCTGCCGTTTCAAACGGGCGCCGCCAAAGAGAACCAGAATCCATCCTCCGTCGCCGCCACCGCCGACGACTCGACGGACACGCCGACCAAAAGCGGCAAAAAGTCGCAACAGCTGCAGCCTCCGCAGCAACATCTGCTTAAGCCGCTCGGCAACAAGCAG GGTTCCCAGTCCAACCTGAATGAGCGCACAGTGGCCTGGGTGTCCAACATGCCGCATCTTTCCGCCGACATCGAGAGCCTGCGGCCCGACCGCGAGGGCCAGCTTAAGGAGTACTCCAAGAGCATGGACGAATCCCGTCTGGAGAGG GTGAGGGAGTACGAGGAGGAGATCCACTCCTTGAAAGAGCGCCTGAAGATGTCCCATCGCAAGCTGGAGGAATACGAGCAGAGGCTCGTGTCGCAGGAGCAGCAGACCAGCAAGATCCTGCAGCAGTACCAATGTCGCTTGGAGGACAGCGAGCGGCGTCTTAAGCAGCAACAAGTGGAGAAGGACTCCCAAATCAAAGGCATCATCAACAG TCTATCTGCCAGGGCTACGGGGGCCTCCCTGGATCCTGACTGCCACTACGAAAGCGACTAG
- the syngap1a gene encoding ras/Rap GTPase-activating protein SynGAP isoform X1: MDASSKSWLPHQGQFGLGGQVEVCCGGPGVLTPNQSRRASFASVRQSSMETPPNATPQSFRQPSFLNRRLKGSIKRAKSQPKLDRTSSFRQMILPRFRSADQERTRLMQQSFKESHSHESLLSPSSAAEALDLVLDEDAVIKPVHSSILGQEYCFEVTTNSGTKCFACRSASERDKWIENLQRAVKPNKDNSRRVDNVLKLWIIEARDLPTKKRYYCELCLDDMLYARTTSKPRTDTVFWGEHFEFNNLPTIRSLRLHLYKETDKKRRKEKSTYLGLVSIPISSITGRQFVEQWYPVIQSSVLAKSGGVGSGKVINASLRVKSRYQTMNILPMELYKEFAEYITNNYRTLCAVLEPLLSVKSKEEVAFALVHILQSTGKTKEYLSDMAMCEVDRFMEREHMIFRENTLATKAVEEYLKLIGHRYLKEGIGDFIRALYESEENCEVDPMRVPPSVLADHQANLRMCCELLLCKIINSLCIFPRDLKEVFASWRARCAERGREDLADSLISSSLFLRFMCPAIMSPSLFSLTQEYPAERTSRTLTLIAKVMQNLASFSKFGPKEEYMYFMNEFLEMEWGSMQQFLYEISNMDAGGNAGGFEGYIDLGRELSMLHSLLWEVMGQLSKDAILKLGPLPRLLNDISVALRNPQLHSATNHQPERPHDRLFSRPTFNRLMSSDFQSLMMRDLNSSIDISRLPSPPTVSAVESLSSNLNMRRQAERDLRSSREVFYVTRPPLARSSPAYCTSSSDITEPDPKVHSVNKSVSMMDLQDSRMNSISNLNSVGDMLTSSQASIAGLGHSFGNLGGPLRMGGHLPSGSAGSGLRLSQIGHIGGPTESISQQQQQAAAAMHYPLSFQNPLFHLAAQNSPAQPPPPPLLLAPEPENGHHDYTPAFGNNAFSRSEDLSALRSQNSLVQPSIVHSHSYSDDFSRQNQNNDFVWHQLSLQVQESLQQQQQQQQHMMGLASQTPTGTGTPASLATPPTTVHPVRQSSIAPQLLKSQRSVNATATPPKARPQSRNLLLESSDANFVQAKQRQTQPPPQQQQQQPTQTQQQEAATDSPAPGLPFQTGAAKENQNPSSVAATADDSTDTPTKSGKKSQQLQPPQQHLLKPLGNKQGSQSNLNERTVAWVSNMPHLSADIESLRPDREGQLKEYSKSMDESRLERVREYEEEIHSLKERLKMSHRKLEEYEQRLVSQEQQTSKILQQYQCRLEDSERRLKQQQVEKDSQIKGIINRLMAVEDELRGGAIPDIKPRILTDQSICQGYGGLPGS, translated from the exons GACACGCTTGATGCAGCAGAGTTTCAAAGAATCCCACTCCCACGAGTCGCTGCTTTCTCCCAGCAGCGCAGCCGAGGCTTTAGACTTGGTGCTGGACGAAGATGCCGTCATAAAACCGGTCCACTCCAGCATTTTAGGACAAGAGTATTGCTTCGAG GTGACCACCAATTCAGGGACAAAATGTTTCGCCTGCCGTTCCGCTTCAGAGAGAGACAAGTGGATTGAAAACCTGCAAAGAGCTGTCAAACCCAACAAG GACAACAGCAGGCGCGTGGACAACGTACTCAAGTTATGGATCATTGAAGCCCGGGACCTGCCGACCAAGAAGCGCTACTACTGTGAGCTGTGTCTGGACGACATGCTGTACGCCCGCACCACCAGCAAACCTCGCACGGACACCGTTTTCTGGGGCGAGCATTTTGAGTTCAACAACCTGCCCACCATCCGTAGCCTTCGCTTGCACCTCTACAAGGAGACGGACAAAAAGAGACGCAAG GAGAAAAGCACATACCTCGGCCTTGTCAGCATCCCCATCTCCAGCATCACGGGCAGACAGTTTGTGGAGCAGTGGTACCCCGTCATCCAGTCCAGCGTTTTGGCCAAGAGCGGCGGCGTTGGGAGCGGCAAAGTCATCAACGCCTCGCTCCGCGTCAAGTCACGCTACCAGACCATGAACATCCTCCCCATGGAGCTGTACAAGGAGTTCGCCGAGTACATCACCAACAACTACCGAACACTGTGCGCAGTTCTGGAGCCGCTGTTGAGCGTAAAGAGCAAGGAGGAAGTGGCGTTTGCTCTGGTGCACATCCTCCAAAGCACTGGGAAAACTAAG GAGTACCTGTCTGACATGGCCATGTGTGAGGTAGATCGATTCATGGAGCGTGAGCACATGATCTTTCGGGAGAACACGCTCGCCACAAAGGCTGTGGAGGAGTACCTCAAGCTGATTGGTCACCGATATCTCAAGGAAGGGATAG GTGACTTCATCCGAGCCTTATATGAATCTGAGGAGAACTGCGAAGTGGACCCCATGCGAGTTCCGCCATCAGTCCTGGCTGACCACCAAGCTAACCTTCGCATGTGTTGTGAGCTTTTACTTTGCAAGATCATCAACTCTCTCTG CATTTTCCCCCGCGACCTGAAGGAAGTGTTTGCCTCCTGGCGGGCCCGGTGCGCTGAGCGCGGCCGGGAGGACCTGGCCGACAGCCTCATCAGCTCCTCGCTTTTCCTCCGCTTCATGTGCCCAGCCATCATGTCGCCCTCTCTCTTCAGCCTGACGCAGGAGTACCCGGCGGAGCGTACATCGCGGACCCTCACGCTCATCGCCAAGGTCATGCAGAACCTGGCTAGCTTCAGCAA GTTTGGGCCCAAGGAAGAATACATGTACTTCATGAACGAGTTCCTGGAGATGGAGTGGGGCTCCATGCAGCAGTTCCTCTACGAAATCTCCAACATGGACGCCGGAGGGAACGCCGGAGGCTTCGAGGGCTACATCGACCTCGGCAGGGAGCTGTCCATGCTGCACAGCCTGCTGTGGGAGGTCATGGGCCAGCTCAGCAAG GACGCCATTCTCAAACTGGGTCCGCTGCCTCGGCTGTTGAACGACATCAGCGTGGCCCTGCGGAACCCTCAGCTGCACTCCGCCACCAACCACCAGCCCGAGCGGCCCCACGACAGACTCTTCTCTCGGCCCACGTTCAATCGCCTCATGTCGTCCGACTTCCAGAGCCTGATGATGCGCGACTTGAACAG TTCTATCGACATCTCACGCCTGCCGTCACCCCCCACCGTGTCGGCCGTCGAGTCCCTCTCGTCCAACCTCAACATGAGGCGGCAGGCTGAACGAGACCTGCGCTCGTCCCGGGAAGTGTTCTACGTCACCCGGCCACCGCTGGCCCGCTCCAGCCCGGCATACTGCACCAGCAGCTCGGACATCACGGAACCGGACCCCAAG GTTCACAGTGTGAACAAAAGCGTGTCGATGATGGACCTCCAAGACTCGCGCATGAACAGCATCTCCAACCTGAACTCCGTGGGGGACATGCTGACCTCCTCCCAGGCCTCCATCGCCGGCCTGGGCCACAGCTTCGGCAACTTGGGCGGGCCCCTCCGAATGGGCGGCCACCTGCCCAGCGGCTCGGCGGGCTCCGGCCTGAGGCTGAGCCAGATTGGCCACATCGGCGGCCCCACCGAGTCCATctcccagcagcagcagcaggcggcGGCGGCCATGCATTACCCGCTGTCCTTCCAGAACCCCCTCTTCCACCTGGCGGCGCAAAACTCCCCGGCCCAGCCTCCGCCACCGCCCCTCCTGTTGGCCCCGGAGCCCGAGAACGGCCACCACGACTACACGCCGGCGTTTGGCAATAACGCCTTCTCCCGCAGCGAGGACCTGTCGGCGCTGCGCTCTCAGAACAGCCTGGTGCAGCCCAGCATCGTCCACTCGCATAGCTACAGCGACGATTTCAGCCGGCAGAACCAGAACAATGACTTCGTCTGGCATCAGCTCTCACTGCAGGTGCAG GAATccctccagcagcagcagcagcagcagcagcacatgATGGGCCTGGCTTCCCAAACACCCACCGGAACCGGCACGCCCGCCTCTTTGGCCACACCTCCTACGACCGTCCACCCAGTGCGCCAGTCCTCAATCGCCCCCCAGCTGCTCAAGTCCCAGCGCTCCGTCAACGCCACGGCCACGCCGCCCAAGGCCCGACCCCAAAGCAGGAATCTCCTGCTGGAGTCCAGCGACGCCAACTTTGTCCAGGCCAAACAGCGGCAAACTCAGCCACCgccacaacagcagcagcagcaaccgaCACAAACGCAGCAGCAGGAGGCTGCGACGGACAGTCCGGCTCCCGGGCTGCCGTTTCAAACGGGCGCCGCCAAAGAGAACCAGAATCCATCCTCCGTCGCCGCCACCGCCGACGACTCGACGGACACGCCGACCAAAAGCGGCAAAAAGTCGCAACAGCTGCAGCCTCCGCAGCAACATCTGCTTAAGCCGCTCGGCAACAAGCAG GGTTCCCAGTCCAACCTGAATGAGCGCACAGTGGCCTGGGTGTCCAACATGCCGCATCTTTCCGCCGACATCGAGAGCCTGCGGCCCGACCGCGAGGGCCAGCTTAAGGAGTACTCCAAGAGCATGGACGAATCCCGTCTGGAGAGG GTGAGGGAGTACGAGGAGGAGATCCACTCCTTGAAAGAGCGCCTGAAGATGTCCCATCGCAAGCTGGAGGAATACGAGCAGAGGCTCGTGTCGCAGGAGCAGCAGACCAGCAAGATCCTGCAGCAGTACCAATGTCGCTTGGAGGACAGCGAGCGGCGTCTTAAGCAGCAACAAGTGGAGAAGGACTCCCAAATCAAAGGCATCATCAACAG ACTCATGGCTGTGGAAGATGAGCTGAGAGGGGGTGCCATTCCTGATATTAAGCCTCGAATCCTCACAGACCAG TCTATCTGCCAGGGCTACGGGGGCCTCCCTGGATCCTGA
- the syngap1a gene encoding ras/Rap GTPase-activating protein SynGAP isoform X3, with the protein METPPNATPQSFRQPSFLNRRLKGSIKRAKSQPKLDRTSSFRQMILPRFRSADQERTRLMQQSFKESHSHESLLSPSSAAEALDLVLDEDAVIKPVHSSILGQEYCFEVTTNSGTKCFACRSASERDKWIENLQRAVKPNKDNSRRVDNVLKLWIIEARDLPTKKRYYCELCLDDMLYARTTSKPRTDTVFWGEHFEFNNLPTIRSLRLHLYKETDKKRRKEKSTYLGLVSIPISSITGRQFVEQWYPVIQSSVLAKSGGVGSGKVINASLRVKSRYQTMNILPMELYKEFAEYITNNYRTLCAVLEPLLSVKSKEEVAFALVHILQSTGKTKEYLSDMAMCEVDRFMEREHMIFRENTLATKAVEEYLKLIGHRYLKEGIGDFIRALYESEENCEVDPMRVPPSVLADHQANLRMCCELLLCKIINSLCIFPRDLKEVFASWRARCAERGREDLADSLISSSLFLRFMCPAIMSPSLFSLTQEYPAERTSRTLTLIAKVMQNLASFSKFGPKEEYMYFMNEFLEMEWGSMQQFLYEISNMDAGGNAGGFEGYIDLGRELSMLHSLLWEVMGQLSKDAILKLGPLPRLLNDISVALRNPQLHSATNHQPERPHDRLFSRPTFNRLMSSDFQSLMMRDLNSSIDISRLPSPPTVSAVESLSSNLNMRRQAERDLRSSREVFYVTRPPLARSSPAYCTSSSDITEPDPKVHSVNKSVSMMDLQDSRMNSISNLNSVGDMLTSSQASIAGLGHSFGNLGGPLRMGGHLPSGSAGSGLRLSQIGHIGGPTESISQQQQQAAAAMHYPLSFQNPLFHLAAQNSPAQPPPPPLLLAPEPENGHHDYTPAFGNNAFSRSEDLSALRSQNSLVQPSIVHSHSYSDDFSRQNQNNDFVWHQLSLQVQESLQQQQQQQQHMMGLASQTPTGTGTPASLATPPTTVHPVRQSSIAPQLLKSQRSVNATATPPKARPQSRNLLLESSDANFVQAKQRQTQPPPQQQQQQPTQTQQQEAATDSPAPGLPFQTGAAKENQNPSSVAATADDSTDTPTKSGKKSQQLQPPQQHLLKPLGNKQGSQSNLNERTVAWVSNMPHLSADIESLRPDREGQLKEYSKSMDESRLERVREYEEEIHSLKERLKMSHRKLEEYEQRLVSQEQQTSKILQQYQCRLEDSERRLKQQQVEKDSQIKGIINRLMAVEDELRGGAIPDIKPRILTDQSICQGYGGLPGS; encoded by the exons GACACGCTTGATGCAGCAGAGTTTCAAAGAATCCCACTCCCACGAGTCGCTGCTTTCTCCCAGCAGCGCAGCCGAGGCTTTAGACTTGGTGCTGGACGAAGATGCCGTCATAAAACCGGTCCACTCCAGCATTTTAGGACAAGAGTATTGCTTCGAG GTGACCACCAATTCAGGGACAAAATGTTTCGCCTGCCGTTCCGCTTCAGAGAGAGACAAGTGGATTGAAAACCTGCAAAGAGCTGTCAAACCCAACAAG GACAACAGCAGGCGCGTGGACAACGTACTCAAGTTATGGATCATTGAAGCCCGGGACCTGCCGACCAAGAAGCGCTACTACTGTGAGCTGTGTCTGGACGACATGCTGTACGCCCGCACCACCAGCAAACCTCGCACGGACACCGTTTTCTGGGGCGAGCATTTTGAGTTCAACAACCTGCCCACCATCCGTAGCCTTCGCTTGCACCTCTACAAGGAGACGGACAAAAAGAGACGCAAG GAGAAAAGCACATACCTCGGCCTTGTCAGCATCCCCATCTCCAGCATCACGGGCAGACAGTTTGTGGAGCAGTGGTACCCCGTCATCCAGTCCAGCGTTTTGGCCAAGAGCGGCGGCGTTGGGAGCGGCAAAGTCATCAACGCCTCGCTCCGCGTCAAGTCACGCTACCAGACCATGAACATCCTCCCCATGGAGCTGTACAAGGAGTTCGCCGAGTACATCACCAACAACTACCGAACACTGTGCGCAGTTCTGGAGCCGCTGTTGAGCGTAAAGAGCAAGGAGGAAGTGGCGTTTGCTCTGGTGCACATCCTCCAAAGCACTGGGAAAACTAAG GAGTACCTGTCTGACATGGCCATGTGTGAGGTAGATCGATTCATGGAGCGTGAGCACATGATCTTTCGGGAGAACACGCTCGCCACAAAGGCTGTGGAGGAGTACCTCAAGCTGATTGGTCACCGATATCTCAAGGAAGGGATAG GTGACTTCATCCGAGCCTTATATGAATCTGAGGAGAACTGCGAAGTGGACCCCATGCGAGTTCCGCCATCAGTCCTGGCTGACCACCAAGCTAACCTTCGCATGTGTTGTGAGCTTTTACTTTGCAAGATCATCAACTCTCTCTG CATTTTCCCCCGCGACCTGAAGGAAGTGTTTGCCTCCTGGCGGGCCCGGTGCGCTGAGCGCGGCCGGGAGGACCTGGCCGACAGCCTCATCAGCTCCTCGCTTTTCCTCCGCTTCATGTGCCCAGCCATCATGTCGCCCTCTCTCTTCAGCCTGACGCAGGAGTACCCGGCGGAGCGTACATCGCGGACCCTCACGCTCATCGCCAAGGTCATGCAGAACCTGGCTAGCTTCAGCAA GTTTGGGCCCAAGGAAGAATACATGTACTTCATGAACGAGTTCCTGGAGATGGAGTGGGGCTCCATGCAGCAGTTCCTCTACGAAATCTCCAACATGGACGCCGGAGGGAACGCCGGAGGCTTCGAGGGCTACATCGACCTCGGCAGGGAGCTGTCCATGCTGCACAGCCTGCTGTGGGAGGTCATGGGCCAGCTCAGCAAG GACGCCATTCTCAAACTGGGTCCGCTGCCTCGGCTGTTGAACGACATCAGCGTGGCCCTGCGGAACCCTCAGCTGCACTCCGCCACCAACCACCAGCCCGAGCGGCCCCACGACAGACTCTTCTCTCGGCCCACGTTCAATCGCCTCATGTCGTCCGACTTCCAGAGCCTGATGATGCGCGACTTGAACAG TTCTATCGACATCTCACGCCTGCCGTCACCCCCCACCGTGTCGGCCGTCGAGTCCCTCTCGTCCAACCTCAACATGAGGCGGCAGGCTGAACGAGACCTGCGCTCGTCCCGGGAAGTGTTCTACGTCACCCGGCCACCGCTGGCCCGCTCCAGCCCGGCATACTGCACCAGCAGCTCGGACATCACGGAACCGGACCCCAAG GTTCACAGTGTGAACAAAAGCGTGTCGATGATGGACCTCCAAGACTCGCGCATGAACAGCATCTCCAACCTGAACTCCGTGGGGGACATGCTGACCTCCTCCCAGGCCTCCATCGCCGGCCTGGGCCACAGCTTCGGCAACTTGGGCGGGCCCCTCCGAATGGGCGGCCACCTGCCCAGCGGCTCGGCGGGCTCCGGCCTGAGGCTGAGCCAGATTGGCCACATCGGCGGCCCCACCGAGTCCATctcccagcagcagcagcaggcggcGGCGGCCATGCATTACCCGCTGTCCTTCCAGAACCCCCTCTTCCACCTGGCGGCGCAAAACTCCCCGGCCCAGCCTCCGCCACCGCCCCTCCTGTTGGCCCCGGAGCCCGAGAACGGCCACCACGACTACACGCCGGCGTTTGGCAATAACGCCTTCTCCCGCAGCGAGGACCTGTCGGCGCTGCGCTCTCAGAACAGCCTGGTGCAGCCCAGCATCGTCCACTCGCATAGCTACAGCGACGATTTCAGCCGGCAGAACCAGAACAATGACTTCGTCTGGCATCAGCTCTCACTGCAGGTGCAG GAATccctccagcagcagcagcagcagcagcagcacatgATGGGCCTGGCTTCCCAAACACCCACCGGAACCGGCACGCCCGCCTCTTTGGCCACACCTCCTACGACCGTCCACCCAGTGCGCCAGTCCTCAATCGCCCCCCAGCTGCTCAAGTCCCAGCGCTCCGTCAACGCCACGGCCACGCCGCCCAAGGCCCGACCCCAAAGCAGGAATCTCCTGCTGGAGTCCAGCGACGCCAACTTTGTCCAGGCCAAACAGCGGCAAACTCAGCCACCgccacaacagcagcagcagcaaccgaCACAAACGCAGCAGCAGGAGGCTGCGACGGACAGTCCGGCTCCCGGGCTGCCGTTTCAAACGGGCGCCGCCAAAGAGAACCAGAATCCATCCTCCGTCGCCGCCACCGCCGACGACTCGACGGACACGCCGACCAAAAGCGGCAAAAAGTCGCAACAGCTGCAGCCTCCGCAGCAACATCTGCTTAAGCCGCTCGGCAACAAGCAG GGTTCCCAGTCCAACCTGAATGAGCGCACAGTGGCCTGGGTGTCCAACATGCCGCATCTTTCCGCCGACATCGAGAGCCTGCGGCCCGACCGCGAGGGCCAGCTTAAGGAGTACTCCAAGAGCATGGACGAATCCCGTCTGGAGAGG GTGAGGGAGTACGAGGAGGAGATCCACTCCTTGAAAGAGCGCCTGAAGATGTCCCATCGCAAGCTGGAGGAATACGAGCAGAGGCTCGTGTCGCAGGAGCAGCAGACCAGCAAGATCCTGCAGCAGTACCAATGTCGCTTGGAGGACAGCGAGCGGCGTCTTAAGCAGCAACAAGTGGAGAAGGACTCCCAAATCAAAGGCATCATCAACAG ACTCATGGCTGTGGAAGATGAGCTGAGAGGGGGTGCCATTCCTGATATTAAGCCTCGAATCCTCACAGACCAG TCTATCTGCCAGGGCTACGGGGGCCTCCCTGGATCCTGA